The Epilithonimonas zeae genome contains a region encoding:
- a CDS encoding glycine-rich protein, which translates to MMKKFTLVKAFYAFSGKLVFSILFITFLSLVKGQVTQTFSYTGSAQSFVVPSGVTSVSVKIWGAGGAGSDGSGGSGAFLKGTLAVTSGQTLTIVVGGGGSLNTSAVSAGGYGGGGASGGAYGGSGGGYSGIFSSATLSQANVLALAAGGGGGGYYGDSSYGGAGGATAGTNGGNAASTSYTSGRGATITAAGTGGQYNGTDNRNGYTGAALQGGAGNSFSAAYSYYGGGGGGGYYGGGSGYSSGSTTNYSSAGGGGSSYISGSLTATTNTVGTTSNAGAATQAPGNAETGYVSGIGNGGAGSISATTGKGGNGLITITYNTVACTTPATQPTALTFGTTSATSIAGSFTAPGTPPSGYLILRSTSSTAPTPVNGTSYTTGNTVTLGGNSYYVIQGSATTANATTFTDSALTSNTRYYYYIYSYNNACIGAPYYLTTSPLSDNKITCAAAPTSLSVGTITSAGATFTWTSAAGGNAGAISSTLNIYSNSGYTTLVTSVPGVTSSYVLSSGLNSNTTYYYQIVNTNVGGCSSSTNGGSFTTLCASVSIPYLEDFNSVTTPAIPSCTTVINAGSGNSWATAANPAANGFSSQVLRYAWNTGNAANTWFFTKGLNLTSGVSYRLTFKYNNNSSTFVEKMKVAYGTNNTVAAMINTLADYSNITGGASTANSVVIDFVPSSTGVFYIGFQAYSAANQFYLYLDDIAVNVSPDPIVITPAVPSFCAGGSTTLTASSTTSYTYSWSPSTGLSSTSGATVTASPTTTTTYTVTGTSGSITNTKTVTVTVNPVPTNVSITETPSSAVACDMDYVKLDASGGIGNAVAYSEDFSAGVGSNWAYAGTDTNIIGVYYNSNNAGGTAYEAGLSWSSGSNTTGTWVFLPYNISTSQSIPMDISAFTSLNLSFKYMFDADTTSNYVRGIYVDVSTDNNSWTNVWSRTAITADIAATQISNVSLAPYIGNNQLYIRFRYTGESYGLFDWYIDDIVFDGNKKLVTWSPSIGLYTDVGLTTPYNGTDYLSTVYAAPGTATTYTAKATLGTCDKTAVTSSIVRSKMQYTGTGTDWSTGSNWFPAVVPDVTKCANILAGKIVEINATAQAKTITIANTAKLTVKANNSLRIIDDINITNNSNNDNLTIESDAVLLQDNANAVNSGKILAHRDVKMRKMDYTYWSTPVTGQKLLNDTTLNDGFSVGTPNNRIFYYNEPNDTFKAVPATETTFINAKGYAIRGKDSYDPAVLTSDNTLKFVGTPNNGSFSTNIQRSANTGTGGTVEHGYNLIGNPYPSNIDFIKFYNLGNNKNIIYGKVWFWTDVTPVTTQQGSSYSGNNYATITLAGGTPPTYSDTTVTPSPSSGSYTPTKNIKLGQGFIVQAKNLGTGQVISFDNTVRTNESGVFYNNKNTDQTNRYWLKLISPQNVINTILIAHIDDATNNYEGDYDADILVVGDDSFYSKVDSHKLQIQARGSFVDSDVVTVSAKYSANGTYKVSLENNQGIFAENQNVYLKDKLLNIITNLKEKDYSFTASKGTDETRFEIVYKDNAVLGSDVMTKSDFEVYKWHGNYIVKSSKSLGKVEVYDTSGRLMYSVKTKETTLEIDASKLVNGVYIIKAENSGDLKTKKIIK; encoded by the coding sequence ATGATGAAAAAATTTACCTTAGTTAAAGCATTCTATGCTTTTTCGGGAAAGCTTGTCTTTTCCATCTTGTTCATTACTTTTCTATCATTGGTAAAAGGACAGGTCACTCAAACTTTTTCTTATACAGGTTCAGCACAATCATTTGTAGTACCATCTGGCGTAACTTCTGTAAGTGTCAAAATATGGGGAGCTGGAGGGGCAGGGTCTGATGGCTCTGGAGGTTCCGGAGCATTTTTGAAAGGAACACTAGCTGTCACTTCTGGACAGACACTTACTATTGTAGTTGGTGGAGGAGGTAGTCTCAACACTAGTGCAGTTTCTGCCGGTGGTTACGGAGGAGGCGGTGCATCAGGAGGAGCTTATGGTGGTTCAGGAGGAGGATATAGTGGTATCTTTAGCTCTGCAACACTTTCTCAAGCTAATGTTTTGGCTCTTGCAGCTGGAGGTGGAGGTGGAGGATATTATGGAGACTCATCTTATGGAGGAGCTGGAGGAGCTACAGCGGGAACAAATGGTGGTAATGCTGCTAGTACATCATATACGAGCGGTAGAGGAGCAACGATAACAGCAGCTGGAACAGGCGGACAATATAATGGAACTGATAACAGAAATGGTTATACAGGTGCAGCTTTACAAGGTGGAGCGGGTAACAGTTTTAGTGCAGCTTATTCTTATTATGGCGGTGGCGGAGGCGGTGGCTACTATGGTGGTGGAAGCGGTTATAGTAGTGGATCAACAACTAATTATTCTTCTGCCGGAGGAGGAGGGTCATCTTATATCAGTGGATCTTTGACAGCGACTACTAATACTGTTGGTACCACGAGTAATGCTGGAGCAGCGACCCAAGCACCTGGAAATGCCGAAACTGGCTATGTATCGGGAATTGGTAATGGAGGTGCTGGCTCTATATCTGCAACCACGGGTAAAGGAGGTAATGGCTTAATTACAATTACTTATAATACGGTTGCTTGTACAACACCTGCAACTCAACCAACAGCTTTGACTTTTGGAACTACCTCTGCAACATCTATTGCTGGATCTTTTACCGCTCCTGGAACACCACCCAGCGGTTATCTTATTTTAAGAAGTACAAGTTCAACAGCGCCAACACCAGTAAATGGAACTTCATATACTACGGGCAACACAGTGACTTTGGGCGGGAATTCTTATTACGTGATTCAAGGAAGTGCAACAACAGCCAATGCAACGACATTTACAGATTCGGCTTTGACGAGCAATACAAGATATTATTATTACATCTATTCATATAATAATGCATGTATCGGTGCGCCTTATTATTTGACAACATCACCTCTTTCAGACAATAAAATAACTTGTGCTGCAGCTCCTACATCACTTTCTGTTGGAACAATTACTTCCGCAGGAGCTACCTTCACTTGGACATCTGCTGCAGGTGGAAATGCCGGAGCCATCAGTTCAACACTTAATATCTATAGTAATAGCGGTTACACAACTTTAGTGACTTCGGTTCCTGGAGTTACTTCATCTTATGTTTTGTCTTCGGGATTAAATTCAAATACAACTTATTATTATCAAATTGTCAATACTAATGTTGGAGGTTGTAGTTCTTCTACCAATGGAGGAAGTTTTACAACGCTTTGTGCAAGTGTAAGTATTCCTTATCTGGAAGATTTCAATAGTGTTACAACGCCAGCGATTCCAAGTTGTACTACAGTTATTAATGCAGGTTCTGGAAATTCTTGGGCAACCGCTGCTAATCCTGCAGCTAATGGTTTTTCTTCTCAAGTATTAAGATATGCTTGGAATACAGGTAATGCTGCTAATACCTGGTTTTTTACCAAAGGATTAAATTTAACATCTGGGGTATCATACAGATTGACATTTAAATATAATAACAATAGTTCCACATTTGTAGAAAAGATGAAAGTGGCTTATGGTACAAATAATACTGTTGCAGCAATGATTAATACTTTAGCAGATTATTCTAACATTACTGGAGGTGCATCCACTGCAAATTCTGTTGTAATAGATTTTGTGCCTAGCTCTACTGGTGTTTTTTATATTGGTTTTCAGGCTTACTCTGCTGCGAATCAGTTTTATTTATATTTAGATGATATTGCTGTCAATGTTTCTCCAGATCCAATTGTTATTACACCTGCTGTTCCAAGTTTTTGTGCCGGAGGCTCAACGACATTGACAGCTTCCAGTACTACTTCATATACCTATAGCTGGTCACCAAGCACGGGACTTAGTTCTACTTCTGGCGCTACAGTTACGGCAAGTCCAACCACTACGACAACTTATACAGTTACTGGAACAAGTGGAAGTATAACCAATACAAAAACGGTGACGGTAACGGTAAATCCGGTTCCAACTAATGTATCGATTACAGAAACGCCATCTTCTGCGGTTGCGTGTGATATGGATTATGTTAAGCTGGATGCGAGTGGAGGAATAGGAAATGCTGTGGCATACAGTGAGGATTTTTCTGCAGGAGTTGGTAGTAATTGGGCATATGCTGGAACTGATACCAATATTATTGGGGTTTATTACAATTCCAACAATGCTGGAGGTACTGCTTATGAAGCTGGATTGAGTTGGAGTTCAGGTTCTAATACTACAGGAACTTGGGTGTTTTTACCATACAATATATCTACTTCTCAAAGTATTCCAATGGATATTTCAGCCTTTACAAGTCTGAATTTATCCTTCAAATATATGTTTGATGCTGATACAACTTCTAACTATGTAAGGGGGATTTATGTTGATGTATCAACTGATAATAATTCTTGGACTAATGTATGGAGCAGAACAGCAATTACTGCAGATATTGCAGCAACACAAATTAGTAATGTCAGTCTAGCGCCTTATATTGGGAATAACCAACTCTACATAAGATTCAGATATACGGGAGAAAGCTATGGTTTGTTTGATTGGTATATAGATGATATTGTTTTTGACGGTAATAAAAAACTGGTTACATGGTCTCCTTCTATAGGTTTATATACAGATGTAGGACTTACGACTCCTTATAATGGTACGGATTATCTTTCAACGGTATATGCTGCTCCGGGAACGGCTACTACATATACAGCTAAAGCCACATTAGGAACATGTGATAAGACGGCGGTAACCTCATCTATTGTTAGAAGTAAAATGCAATATACAGGTACAGGAACCGATTGGAGCACTGGATCTAATTGGTTTCCAGCGGTAGTTCCTGATGTTACAAAATGTGCCAATATCCTTGCTGGTAAAATAGTGGAAATTAATGCAACAGCTCAAGCAAAAACAATAACTATTGCTAACACAGCTAAACTTACAGTTAAGGCTAATAATTCACTTAGAATTATCGATGATATTAATATTACTAATAATTCCAATAATGATAATTTAACAATTGAAAGTGATGCAGTATTGCTACAAGATAATGCTAATGCTGTGAATTCCGGAAAAATATTAGCGCATCGCGATGTAAAAATGCGTAAAATGGATTACACTTACTGGAGTACGCCAGTAACAGGTCAAAAACTATTAAATGATACTACTTTGAATGATGGTTTTTCTGTAGGAACACCAAATAACAGAATTTTCTACTACAATGAGCCAAATGATACATTCAAAGCGGTTCCTGCTACCGAAACCACATTTATTAATGCTAAAGGATATGCTATTAGAGGTAAAGATAGTTATGATCCAGCAGTACTGACTTCAGATAACACATTAAAATTTGTTGGTACTCCAAATAACGGATCATTTTCTACAAATATCCAAAGGTCGGCCAATACGGGTACAGGTGGAACAGTTGAGCATGGCTATAACCTGATTGGAAATCCTTATCCGTCCAATATTGATTTTATTAAATTTTATAATCTTGGTAATAATAAAAATATAATATATGGAAAAGTGTGGTTCTGGACAGATGTTACCCCAGTTACAACGCAACAAGGATCAAGTTATTCAGGAAACAATTATGCAACAATTACTTTGGCAGGAGGAACGCCGCCAACTTACAGTGATACTACAGTAACACCTTCGCCATCTTCTGGTTCGTATACCCCAACAAAGAATATCAAATTGGGGCAGGGTTTCATTGTTCAAGCTAAAAATCTTGGAACAGGTCAGGTTATAAGTTTTGATAATACAGTAAGAACAAACGAGTCTGGAGTATTTTATAATAACAAGAATACAGATCAAACCAATCGTTATTGGTTGAAATTGATTTCTCCTCAAAATGTTATTAATACGATATTGATAGCACACATAGATGATGCTACTAATAATTATGAGGGCGATTACGATGCGGATATTCTTGTTGTTGGCGATGATTCTTTCTATTCTAAAGTAGATTCACATAAACTTCAAATTCAGGCAAGAGGAAGTTTTGTTGATAGTGATGTAGTTACGGTATCAGCTAAATATTCTGCAAACGGCACTTATAAAGTTAGTTTGGAAAATAATCAAGGAATTTTTGCAGAGAATCAAAACGTATATTTGAAAGATAAATTACTGAATATTATAACAAACCTCAAAGAAAAAGATTACAGCTTTACAGCAAGTAAAGGAACAGATGAAACACGATTCGAAATAGTATATAAAGATAATGCTGTATTAGGATCTGACGTTATGACTAAATCCGATTTTGAGGTTTATAAATGGCATGGTAATTATATTGTAAAATCTTCAAAATCTTTAGGTAAAGTTGAAGTTTATGATACATCTGGAAGATTAATGTATTCTGTAAAAACCAAAGAAACAACTTTGGAAATTGATGCTTCTAAATTGGTTAATGGAGTTTACATTATAAAAGCAGAAAATTCTGGCGATTTAAAAACTAAGAAAATTATTAAATAA